A DNA window from Lutra lutra chromosome 8, mLutLut1.2, whole genome shotgun sequence contains the following coding sequences:
- the LOC125107197 gene encoding olfactory receptor 6C70-like → MKNHTKEIEFILLGLTDNSLLQIIIFLFLFLNYMLSMIGNLTIIALTLLDSHLKTPMYFFLHNFSFLEISFTSVCIPSFLITIVTREKSISYNGCISQLFLYIFLGVTEFFLLAAMSYDHYVAIYKPLHYTSIMSNRICHQIVLSSWVTGFLVVFPPLIFALNLDFCASNIIDYFIYDISPVLQLSRSDTFLLELIAFSLAVMILIVMLLLVILSYSYMIKTILKFPSVQQKKKAFSTCSSHMIVVSISFGSCIFMYIKPSANERVTSSKGVAVLNTSVAPMLNPLIYTLRNQQVKQAFRDVFSKIFSASDK, encoded by the coding sequence atgaaaaatcatacAAAAGAGATAGAGTTTATCCTTCTGGGACTGACAGATAATTCTCTGTTACAgatcataattttcttatttctgtttctaaattaCATGCTAAGTATGATAGGAAACTTAACCATCATTGCCCTTACTCTATTGGATTCTCACCTCAAGACCccaatgtattttttcctccataatttctctttcctggaaatttctttcacaagtgtttgCATCCCCAGTTTCCTAATCACCATTGTAACCAGAGAAAAGTCCATTTCCTATAATGGCTGTATATCTCAGTTGTTTCTTTACATATTCTTGGGGGTTACAGAATTTTTCCTTCTGGCAGCTATGTCCTATGACCATTATGTTGCCATCTACAAACCTTTGCATTATACATCCATCATGAGCAACAGAATTTGTCATCAAATTGTACTCAGTTCCTGGGTAACTGGATTTCTGGTCGTTTTCCCTCCACTGATTTTTGCTCTTAACCTGGATTTCTGTGCTTCCAATATCattgattatttcatttatgacATTTCTCCTGTCCTGCAACTTTCTCGCTCAGACACATTTTTACTAGAACTGATTGCTTTTTCCTTAGCTGTGATGATCCTCATTGTCATGTTGTTATTAGTAATCCTTTCTTATTCTTACATGATCAAGACAATTCTAAAATTCCCTTCggttcagcaaaagaaaaaagccttttCGACCTGCTCTTCTCACATGATTGTTGTATCCATCAGTTTTGGTAGTTGTATATTCATGTACATAAAGCCATCTGCAAATGAAAGAGTCACTTCAAGCAAAGGAGTAGCGGTGCTCAATACCTCAGTTGCTCCTATGTTGAATCCACTCATTTATACTCTGAGAAACCAGCAAGTTAAACAAGCCTTCAGAGATGTGTTTAGTAAGATATTTTCTGCTTcggataaataa